A stretch of DNA from Candidatus Methanomethylicota archaeon:
TAATAGTATTGTTAGTCAGCCCCCTCCCCCCAAAAAATATTCGTGTTCTACACTTAAAAATACTCTCAAACCAGAAGTGACAGGAAGTCGTCTCTGCGTTCATTGGTAGTAATAATAAGAAATTTTAGTTTTAATATTTTTATAAAGAATAATAGACCAAAATATCATTAAAATAAGGATAATTAAGAAAATAGCAAAGTTTCCTAAAACCTCATTATTAAAAATATTACTTAATTTAAATAAATTATTGAAAAAATGTGGAATCATTGGAAATATAACAGCATAATTAGAAATTTTAGAGAACCAAAGTGATTTATAAGCAATCATTATAACTGAAAAAAGAAATCCAAAATATAAAGCATATAAAAAATCTTGAGAAGAATGCATTAATACAAATCCACATAAAGAAACTATTACACTACCTACTATAGCAGTAGTTCTAACAAGAACATTTTTTTCTATAATTGCATAATCAA
This window harbors:
- a CDS encoding CPBP family intramembrane metalloprotease; amino-acid sequence: MKIFNYSVFNNWKIDIYFSILILFNILCLLFLDRIIAIKIDTLLLAPITEEFFFRGFMIGLIFDYAIIEKNVLVRTTAIVGSVIVSLCGFVLMHSSQDFLYALYFGFLFSVIMIAYKSLWFSKISNYAVIFPMIPHFFNNLFKLSNIFNNEVLGNFAIFLIILILMIFWSIILYKNIKTKISYYYYQ